A region from the Acomys russatus chromosome 22, mAcoRus1.1, whole genome shotgun sequence genome encodes:
- the Fam53a gene encoding protein FAM53A isoform X1, translating into MVTLITEKLQNQSLDDLTRRAREASPYSAEKLSKSGHLFPLEIGVDKSPWKALHGGWPIGSQAASGPFPLGSHGGAHTEGLKWQLESPGPMDVGSFLDLHESTGPPAAPPTKRHCRSLSEPEELTRCRSPWRPGSSKVWTPISKRRCNSGGSATLQCCSGLGNPTLQGSLGPGLPRSPVSPAGPTSPLTPRPASASSGFVEGSEGSTSSGPPWLSTGPCPFSSRRRLSLSQEHLVDASACLPSANSTPTSTPELGRHHGLLRCRSQPCVLDGRRVRRKRRREEDARWTRPSLDFLKMTRTLKNSKSLCSLDYEDDEDDTQAKTVVSSPCNSQGLVGITTPSSSPGILRPGPTSPSAWASGEPEASTGEGGSSGDPSDWDSAGEEGIFPLDHGDLDLEQIENN; encoded by the exons TATTCTGCTGAGAAACTGAGCAAAAGTGGCCATTTGTTCCCTTTGGAGATTGGCG TGGACAAAAGTCCCTGGAAGGCCTTACATGGAGGATGGCCCATTGGAAGCCAGGCGGCCTCAGGCCCCTTCCCATTGGGCTCACATGGTGGGGCTCACACTGAAGGTCTCAAGTGGCAGCTGGAATCCCCAGGGCCTATGGATGTGGGCAGCTTCTTGGACCTCCATGAGAGCACAGGGCCTCCTGCAGCACCACCAACCAAGCGACACTGCCGGTCCCTGTCAGAACCAGAAGAGCTGACTCGATGCCGTTCTCCATGGCGCCCTGGTAGCTCCAAGGTGTGGACTCCCATCTCTAAAAGGAGATGCAACAGCGGTGGGAGTGCCACACTGCAGTGCTGCAGTGGCCTTGGGAACCCTACCCTGCAGGGAAGTCTAGGTCCAGGCCTACCCAGGAGTCCTGTGTCGCCTGCTGGCCCTACCTCACCACTGACGCCCCGGCCAGCCTCAGCCAGCAGTGGCTTTGTGGAAGGCAGTGAGGGCAGTACAAGCTCAGGTCCTCCCTGGCTTTCCACAGGACCCTGCCCGTTTTCCTCCAGGCGTCGACTGTCTCTCTCACAAGAGCACCTTGTAGATGCAAGCGCTTGCCTTCCTTCAGCCAACAGCACCCCCACGTCTACACCTGAGCTAGGCCGGCACCATGGCCTGCTTCGGTGCCGCTCACAGCCTTGTGTATTGGATGGGAGGAGGGTCCGGCGCAAGCGGAGACGGGAGGAGGATGCCAGGTGGACGCGCCCATCCTTGGACTTTCTGAAAATGACACGG ACTTTAAAAAACTCAAAGAGCCTTTGCTCCCTGGACTATGAAGACGATGAGGATGACACCCAAGCGAAGACTGTTGTGTCCTCCCCATGTAACTCACAGGGCCTTGTgggcatcaccacacccagctctagcCCAGGGATTCTCAGGCCTGGCCCTACCAGTCCTAGTGCCTGGGCTTCAGGGGAGCCAGAGGCCAGCACAGGCGAGGGTGGGAGCAGTGGGGACCCCAGTGACTGGGACAGTGCAGGAGAGGAGGGCATCTTCCCACTGGACCACGGCGACCTGGACCTGGAGCAGATCGAGAACAACTGA
- the Fam53a gene encoding protein FAM53A isoform X2: MDVGSFLDLHESTGPPAAPPTKRHCRSLSEPEELTRCRSPWRPGSSKVWTPISKRRCNSGGSATLQCCSGLGNPTLQGSLGPGLPRSPVSPAGPTSPLTPRPASASSGFVEGSEGSTSSGPPWLSTGPCPFSSRRRLSLSQEHLVDASACLPSANSTPTSTPELGRHHGLLRCRSQPCVLDGRRVRRKRRREEDARWTRPSLDFLKMTRTLKNSKSLCSLDYEDDEDDTQAKTVVSSPCNSQGLVGITTPSSSPGILRPGPTSPSAWASGEPEASTGEGGSSGDPSDWDSAGEEGIFPLDHGDLDLEQIENN, encoded by the exons ATGGATGTGGGCAGCTTCTTGGACCTCCATGAGAGCACAGGGCCTCCTGCAGCACCACCAACCAAGCGACACTGCCGGTCCCTGTCAGAACCAGAAGAGCTGACTCGATGCCGTTCTCCATGGCGCCCTGGTAGCTCCAAGGTGTGGACTCCCATCTCTAAAAGGAGATGCAACAGCGGTGGGAGTGCCACACTGCAGTGCTGCAGTGGCCTTGGGAACCCTACCCTGCAGGGAAGTCTAGGTCCAGGCCTACCCAGGAGTCCTGTGTCGCCTGCTGGCCCTACCTCACCACTGACGCCCCGGCCAGCCTCAGCCAGCAGTGGCTTTGTGGAAGGCAGTGAGGGCAGTACAAGCTCAGGTCCTCCCTGGCTTTCCACAGGACCCTGCCCGTTTTCCTCCAGGCGTCGACTGTCTCTCTCACAAGAGCACCTTGTAGATGCAAGCGCTTGCCTTCCTTCAGCCAACAGCACCCCCACGTCTACACCTGAGCTAGGCCGGCACCATGGCCTGCTTCGGTGCCGCTCACAGCCTTGTGTATTGGATGGGAGGAGGGTCCGGCGCAAGCGGAGACGGGAGGAGGATGCCAGGTGGACGCGCCCATCCTTGGACTTTCTGAAAATGACACGG ACTTTAAAAAACTCAAAGAGCCTTTGCTCCCTGGACTATGAAGACGATGAGGATGACACCCAAGCGAAGACTGTTGTGTCCTCCCCATGTAACTCACAGGGCCTTGTgggcatcaccacacccagctctagcCCAGGGATTCTCAGGCCTGGCCCTACCAGTCCTAGTGCCTGGGCTTCAGGGGAGCCAGAGGCCAGCACAGGCGAGGGTGGGAGCAGTGGGGACCCCAGTGACTGGGACAGTGCAGGAGAGGAGGGCATCTTCCCACTGGACCACGGCGACCTGGACCTGGAGCAGATCGAGAACAACTGA